Proteins encoded together in one Bacteroidetes Order II. bacterium window:
- a CDS encoding sugar phosphate isomerase/epimerase: MNRRIFLKTSIFSAAMANLATQIAPNDASAKLKRFGVQLYTVRAEMAKSVENTLITVAKLGYKEVEFAGYFNKTPQEIKALLKKNKLSAPAVHIPHTAVEKGDLTKEIEEAQIIGHQFLILPWIPSENLKLSDWKRWADRLNVAGEKCKNAGLKFAYHNHDFEFKSVDNFIPYDLLLNNTQPNLVGFELDLFWITKAGKDPLFYFKKYSGRFPACHVKDMDDQGNMVAVGKGKINFAQIFKQARLAGFKHFFVEHDNPQDPFANIGDSAQYLKNMAL; the protein is encoded by the coding sequence ATGAACCGCAGAATTTTTCTCAAAACCTCTATTTTTAGTGCCGCTATGGCCAATCTTGCGACCCAAATAGCCCCGAATGACGCATCTGCAAAACTCAAACGGTTTGGTGTTCAACTTTATACCGTGCGTGCCGAAATGGCAAAAAGTGTGGAAAATACCCTTATCACTGTAGCCAAATTAGGCTATAAAGAAGTGGAGTTTGCAGGATATTTTAACAAAACACCACAAGAAATTAAAGCACTACTCAAAAAGAATAAACTGTCAGCCCCCGCAGTACATATCCCACATACCGCCGTTGAAAAAGGTGATCTAACAAAAGAAATTGAAGAAGCTCAAATTATTGGCCACCAATTTCTTATTTTGCCATGGATTCCTTCCGAAAATTTAAAATTAAGTGATTGGAAACGCTGGGCTGATCGTTTAAACGTCGCAGGCGAAAAATGTAAAAATGCTGGATTAAAATTCGCCTATCATAATCATGATTTTGAATTTAAATCTGTTGACAATTTTATACCATACGACTTATTGCTAAACAATACTCAACCCAATTTAGTAGGCTTTGAACTAGATCTTTTTTGGATCACAAAAGCCGGAAAAGATCCTTTATTCTATTTTAAGAAATATTCCGGAAGATTCCCAGCTTGCCACGTAAAAGATATGGACGATCAGGGCAATATGGTGGCGGTAGGAAAAGGGAAAATCAATTTTGCTCAGATATTTAAGCAAGCACGTTTGGCAGGGTTTAAACATTTCTTTGTGGAACACGACAACCCACAAGATCCTTTTGCCAACATCGGAGATAGTGCGCAATATCTGAAAAATATGGCCCTTTAA
- a CDS encoding GMC family oxidoreductase, with product MFQKPNIYVSTQTEYDAIVVGSGITGGWAAKELTEKGLNVLMLERGNYLEHKKDYVTEHKSPWEFPFRGRGERKKFEEEYEVQSTCYAFYEGTEHMFVNDKDHPYIQNPEKPFWWIRGYHLGGRSLMWGRQCYRWGEQDFEANAKDGYGVDWPIRYRDIAPWYDYVERFVGISGEALGLPHVPDGIFQKPMEMNAVEKHVKAGIEKNFTDRKMTIGRCANLTEPIGERTPCHYCGPCERGCSTGSSFSSQSSTLPAAFKTGRLAIRANSIVHSVLFDEQKGRAYGVQVIDALSKETRIYKAKVIFLCASTIGSTAILLNSTSRTFPNGLANGSGTLGHYLMDHHFQLGAGAKFPEFNDRYYTGKRPNGIYIPRFRNLNGEQRPDFVRGYGYQGGAGRASWKRGNDLEEFGFALKTKLREPGDWGFSLMGFGETLPLYENRIWLDPEKNDQWGIPMLHIEADWSDNERKMRQDMLAAAAEMIEAAGGKEVYTFDNGSIPGHGIHEMGTARMGKDPKTSVLNGWNQAHEVPNLFVTDGAAMASSACQNPSITYMALTARACHYVVEKMKRNEL from the coding sequence ATGTTCCAAAAACCCAATATATATGTCTCCACCCAAACCGAATACGACGCCATTGTGGTTGGTTCGGGTATTACGGGTGGCTGGGCTGCCAAAGAGTTGACCGAAAAAGGGCTGAATGTCCTGATGTTAGAACGTGGCAACTATTTAGAACACAAAAAAGACTATGTAACCGAACACAAATCTCCGTGGGAATTTCCCTTTAGAGGACGTGGGGAACGAAAAAAATTCGAAGAAGAATACGAGGTTCAAAGTACCTGCTATGCCTTTTATGAGGGCACAGAACACATGTTCGTTAACGATAAAGACCATCCATACATCCAAAATCCAGAAAAACCCTTTTGGTGGATTCGCGGCTATCACCTTGGTGGGCGCTCCCTCATGTGGGGGCGGCAATGCTACCGCTGGGGCGAACAAGACTTTGAAGCCAATGCAAAAGATGGCTATGGCGTGGACTGGCCCATCCGCTATCGGGATATTGCCCCTTGGTACGACTACGTGGAGCGCTTCGTTGGGATTAGTGGGGAGGCGTTGGGATTGCCACACGTGCCCGATGGGATTTTTCAGAAGCCGATGGAGATGAATGCGGTGGAAAAGCACGTTAAAGCAGGCATAGAGAAAAATTTTACCGATCGGAAAATGACCATTGGTCGCTGCGCCAACCTCACCGAACCGATCGGAGAACGCACTCCTTGCCATTACTGCGGCCCATGTGAACGCGGTTGTTCTACAGGCTCCTCTTTTTCCAGCCAAAGTTCTACCCTTCCGGCAGCGTTCAAAACCGGACGACTGGCGATTCGGGCCAACAGCATCGTACATAGCGTGCTCTTCGACGAGCAAAAAGGCCGTGCTTATGGCGTGCAAGTCATTGATGCCCTCTCAAAAGAAACCAGAATCTACAAAGCCAAAGTCATTTTTCTGTGCGCCTCCACCATTGGTTCTACGGCCATTTTGCTTAATTCAACATCACGGACGTTTCCGAATGGCCTTGCAAATGGATCTGGAACTTTAGGACATTATTTGATGGACCACCACTTTCAGTTGGGCGCAGGGGCTAAATTCCCAGAATTTAATGATCGGTATTATACTGGAAAACGTCCAAATGGCATTTATATTCCGCGTTTCCGAAACCTAAATGGTGAACAACGACCGGATTTTGTACGTGGATATGGCTACCAAGGAGGTGCTGGACGTGCCTCTTGGAAACGTGGCAATGATTTGGAAGAGTTTGGATTTGCCCTTAAAACCAAATTACGCGAACCAGGTGATTGGGGCTTCAGTCTGATGGGATTTGGGGAAACGTTGCCCTTATACGAAAACCGCATCTGGTTAGACCCCGAAAAAAACGACCAGTGGGGGATTCCAATGCTGCATATTGAAGCCGATTGGAGTGATAACGAGAGGAAGATGCGTCAAGACATGCTCGCCGCCGCCGCCGAAATGATCGAAGCAGCAGGTGGAAAAGAGGTCTATACCTTTGACAATGGCTCTATTCCCGGACATGGCATTCATGAAATGGGAACCGCTCGGATGGGCAAAGACCCTAAAACTTCTGTCTTAAATGGCTGGAACCAAGCGCATGAAGTCCCCAATCTGTTTGTTACCGATGGGGCCGCAATGGCTTCTTCTGCCTGCCAAAATCCTTCCATCACCTATATGGCCCTCACAGCACGTGCCTGCCATTACGTGGTCGAGAAAATGAAACGAAACGAACTTTAA